In Clavibacter californiensis, the sequence GATTCGGCTGCGGCCCGTCCAAGGTCCGGCAGGCGCAGCTCGACCACCTCGCGCTCGCGGGCGCGCAGATCCTCGGCACCTCCCACCGCCAGGCGCCCGTGAAGGACGTGGTCGGGCGCGTCCGCGACGGGCTGTCCCGGCTCTTCCGCCTGCCCGACGGCTACGAGGTCGTGCTGGGCAACGGCGGATCCACGGCGTTCTGGGACGCCGCGGCCTTCTCCCTCATCGAGCGCCGCAGCCAGAACCTCGTGTTCGGAGAGTTCGGCGGCAAGTTCGCGAAGTCCGCCGCGGCGCCCTTCCTCGAGGCGCCCGACGTGATCCGCGCCGAGCCCGGGAGCCGCGCATCCGCGAACCCGGTCGAGGGCGTCGACGTCTACGCGTGGCCGCACAACGAGACCTCCACCGGCGTCATGGCGCCCGTCACCCGCGTCCACGGCGACGAGGGCGCGCTCACCGTCGTCGACGCGACGAGCGCGGCCGGCGGCATCGACTTCGACGCGGCCCAGGCCGACGTCTACTACTTCGCCCCGCAGAAGAACCTCGCGAGCGACGGCGGCGTCTGGCTCGCGCTGTTCTCCCCGGCCGCCCTCGAGCGCGTGGACCGCATCGCGGCGTCCGGCCGGTGGATCCCCGAGTTCCTCAGCCTGAAGAACGCCGTCGACAACTCGCGCCTGAACCAGACGCTGAACACCCCGGCGCTCGCCACGCTGCTCATGCTCGAGGACCAGCTGGACTGGATCGACCGGGCTGGCGGCCTGGCCTGGGCCGACGCCCGCACGCGCGAGTCGTCCTCCGTCCTCTACGAGTGGGCGGAGCGCGTGGAGTACGCGCGGCCGTTCGTGACGGATCCCGCGCACCGCTCGCAGGTGGTGGTGACGATGGACTTCGACGACTCCATCGACGCGGCCGCCGTGGCGAAGACGCTCCGCGCCAACGGCGTCGTCGACACCGAGCCGTACCGGAAGCTCGGACGCAACCAGCTGCGGGTCGCGACCTTCACGGCCATCGAGCCGGACGACGTGCGCGCCCTCGTGCGCTGCATCGAGTTCGTCGTGGAGCAGGGCGCGGGCTGATCGCGGCCTCCCGGACATGACGACGGCGGCGGCCCCCTCGGGGGTCGCCGCCGTCGTCATGCGGGACGCGGGTCAGCGATCGGCGCCGTCGAAGCTCGTGTCGTCGTCGTCGTCGTCATCGTCATCGTCATCGTCGTCGTCGTCGTCGTCATGGTCGTCGTCGTCGTCGTCCGAGGCAGGGGCCTCGAAGTCGACGCCGTCGAGCACGTCGTCCGCGTCCTCCGCGTCCTCCGCGTCCTCCGCGGGGTCGTCGTCCTCGTCCTGGTCCTCGTCGTCGGACTCCGCCGCGAGGCGCTCGGCCTCCTGGTCGGCCTCGATGCCGGCGAGCCGGTCGGACCACGGGAGCCACTCGGGCGAGAGCAGCGCGCCCTCCCCGGGCATCAGCTCGGCCTCCAGCACGGTGGGGGCCGCGTCGTCGACCCGGGCGAGCGTGACGGTCCAGAACCAACCGGGGTAGCCGGGCATCGTGTTCGCGAACAGGAGCGACAGCACGCGGTCGCCCTCGACGATCGATCCGGCCGGCTCGCCGACGGTCTCGGCCGGCGTGATCTCGAGCAGGCCAGCGCGCGCGAGGTCGACGGCCGCCAGCAGCTCGGCGTCGGGCACGGCCGGCTCCGCGGGCGCCTCCGCTTCCGTCGCGGGGGACTCCGCGGTGGGCGCGTCGGCGGCGGTCAGGTCGCCTGTGGTCTCGTCGACCGCGCCCGGTGCCGTCGTGTCGGCCGTCTCGTCGGTCGCCCTCGACGCGGCGGTCGTCGTCTCGTCGTCCCGCGGCTCAGGCATCGAGCTCCTCCGCGACCCGGCGCAGCAACGCCGCGATCTTCCGGCCGTGGGACTCCTCGGGGTAGCGGCCGCGCTTGAGACCGGTGCCGATCCCGTCGAGCACCTTCACGAGGTCCTCCACGATGACGGCCATGTCATCGGCGGGCTTGCGGGACATGCGGGCCAGCGAGGGCGGGGCGTCGAGGATCCGCGCCGAGAGGGCCTGCGCGCCGCGCTTGCCGTCCGCGATGCCGAACTCCAGCCGGGTGCCGGCCTTCACGCCGGCGACGCCCGAGGGCAGGGCCGACGCGTGCAGGAAGACCTCCTGGCCGTCGTCCGAGCTGATGAACCCGAACCCCTTGTCCTCGTCGTAGAACTTCACCTTGCCGGTGGGCATGCGATCCTCTTCCCTCGCCCCGGGCGGGGCTCGATGTGCTTGTGGGCGGTCCAGTCTATTCGCCGGGGCGCCGACGGACCCGGCGGCGGACCCGGCGGCGGGGACGCCCGGCCCGCCGCCCGGCTCGGATCCGACGCGCCCGGGTGCGTGTCACGGCGTAGTCTGACGGGATGGCATCCGACACCGCACCGAGCGAGGGACGGGCCGAGCGCATCCTCGCGTACATGCTCGCCGGGATCCTGCTGGTCGCGGTGCTGAGCATCCTCGCGATCCTGCTGGCGCCGCTCATCGCCGTCGACGCGTCGCAGTACAGCACCCCCATGTGGCAGGTCATCCTGCTGCTGCCGGCCGTGGGGATCCCCATCGCCGCCCTCCTCTTCATCGCGATCCTGATCATCAGCGTCCGTCGCCGTCGTCGCATGGACGGCACGTCCCGCTGACGGGACGACCATGACCGACGCCCTCGTGCTCGCGGCCCGCCTGCGCGCGCTCGACGACGCCGCGCTCGCCGCCCTGGTCCGTGACCGCCACGTCGACGCCGCGCGCATCGCCGACCTGTTCGACGTCGCCGACGCCCTGCTCGCCCCGGACGCCGTCGCGCGGTCCCTGGAGCAGCTCGACCGCACGGCGCTGGCCGTCCTCGCGGTCGCCGCCGAGGACGGGGCGACCGCCGGGCCTGTCTCCCTCGACGCCGTCCGCGACTCGCTAGCTCGCCGCTCGGGCGAGGACCGGCTGGACCCGGCGGAGCTGACGGCCGCCGCACGCCGGGCCGCGGACACGCTCCTGGCCGGCGTCGACGACGCGGGTCTCACGACGCATCCGGAGGTGGCGGCCGCCCTCGCCGCCTGGCCCGCCGACGG encodes:
- a CDS encoding cold-shock protein, whose product is MPTGKVKFYDEDKGFGFISSDDGQEVFLHASALPSGVAGVKAGTRLEFGIADGKRGAQALSARILDAPPSLARMSRKPADDMAVIVEDLVKVLDGIGTGLKRGRYPEESHGRKIAALLRRVAEELDA
- a CDS encoding DUF3027 domain-containing protein, translating into MPEPRDDETTTAASRATDETADTTAPGAVDETTGDLTAADAPTAESPATEAEAPAEPAVPDAELLAAVDLARAGLLEITPAETVGEPAGSIVEGDRVLSLLFANTMPGYPGWFWTVTLARVDDAAPTVLEAELMPGEGALLSPEWLPWSDRLAGIEADQEAERLAAESDDEDQDEDDDPAEDAEDAEDADDVLDGVDFEAPASDDDDDDHDDDDDDDDDDDDDDDDDTSFDGADR
- the serC gene encoding phosphoserine transaminase; its protein translation is MPTTKIPTELLPLDGRFGCGPSKVRQAQLDHLALAGAQILGTSHRQAPVKDVVGRVRDGLSRLFRLPDGYEVVLGNGGSTAFWDAAAFSLIERRSQNLVFGEFGGKFAKSAAAPFLEAPDVIRAEPGSRASANPVEGVDVYAWPHNETSTGVMAPVTRVHGDEGALTVVDATSAAGGIDFDAAQADVYYFAPQKNLASDGGVWLALFSPAALERVDRIAASGRWIPEFLSLKNAVDNSRLNQTLNTPALATLLMLEDQLDWIDRAGGLAWADARTRESSSVLYEWAERVEYARPFVTDPAHRSQVVVTMDFDDSIDAAAVAKTLRANGVVDTEPYRKLGRNQLRVATFTAIEPDDVRALVRCIEFVVEQGAG